The Candidatus Omnitrophota bacterium genome includes a region encoding these proteins:
- a CDS encoding four helix bundle protein gives MKINKFEDIQAWQESRILTRKIYELSESNKSFSKDLRFKSQITSCAVSVMSNIAEGFSRGGNKEFARFLFISKGSLSELQSQLYIALDLKYITKKDFDEVFQLSDKTARLISKFISYLKNTINAKI, from the coding sequence ATGAAAATTAATAAATTTGAAGATATCCAAGCATGGCAAGAAAGCAGAATTTTAACAAGAAAAATATATGAGCTTTCTGAAAGCAATAAAAGTTTTTCAAAGGATCTTCGCTTTAAATCACAAATAACTAGTTGTGCAGTTTCTGTAATGTCTAATATTGCGGAGGGGTTTTCCAGAGGCGGTAATAAAGAATTTGCAAGGTTTCTTTTTATTTCAAAAGGTTCTTTATCAGAACTGCAAAGTCAGCTTTATATTGCCTTAGACTTAAAATATATCACGAAGAAAGATTTTGATGAGGTTTTTCAGCTTTCGGATAAAACAGCTCGATTAATTTCGAAATTTATTTCTTATTTGAAAAACACCATTAATGCTAAAATCTAA
- the fabD gene encoding ACP S-malonyltransferase, whose product MNSINAVAFIFPGQGAQTVGMGKSFYDGSPAAKAIFDQAQNVLGNDLLDVVFNGPQEKLTLTSYSQPAIVTFSIAALAAFKESPKFKNVNPKFTAGLSLGEYSALIASEAFSFEDGIRLVERRGAFMEEACNINKGTMAAVIGFDKIKLKEICSQAGVEVANFNSPVQIVISGEVEKVEKACEMIKSAGAKSVILLDVAGAFHSSLMGPAVDKFKGELNKIIINPLIIPVVSNVKAVAETDPVAIADNLPKQITSSVLWEDSVRFMAAEGITDFIEIGPGTVLKGLIRKIDRELRVHNIEKPGDIESLPF is encoded by the coding sequence ATGAACTCAATAAACGCTGTTGCTTTCATCTTCCCCGGACAAGGCGCACAAACCGTTGGCATGGGCAAAAGTTTTTATGATGGCTCTCCGGCGGCAAAAGCAATCTTTGATCAAGCTCAAAATGTTTTAGGCAATGACTTATTGGATGTTGTCTTTAATGGTCCTCAAGAAAAACTAACACTTACTTCCTACAGTCAACCTGCGATTGTTACTTTTAGTATTGCAGCATTGGCAGCTTTCAAAGAAAGTCCAAAGTTTAAGAATGTTAATCCAAAGTTTACGGCAGGTTTAAGTCTGGGCGAATATTCTGCTCTTATTGCATCTGAAGCATTTTCCTTCGAAGACGGTATTCGTTTAGTTGAGCGCCGCGGTGCATTTATGGAAGAGGCGTGCAATATTAATAAAGGTACGATGGCCGCTGTTATTGGATTTGATAAGATTAAGTTAAAAGAGATTTGCAGCCAAGCAGGTGTTGAGGTGGCAAATTTTAATTCACCAGTGCAGATTGTTATAAGTGGTGAAGTTGAAAAAGTTGAGAAGGCCTGCGAAATGATTAAGTCGGCCGGTGCAAAAAGCGTTATTCTTTTGGATGTTGCCGGAGCATTTCATTCAAGCCTTATGGGTCCAGCTGTTGATAAATTCAAAGGCGAGCTTAATAAAATTATTATTAATCCGCTTATCATACCTGTTGTGAGCAATGTGAAAGCTGTAGCTGAGACAGATCCCGTGGCTATTGCTGATAACCTACCAAAACAAATCACTTCATCTGTCCTTTGGGAAGATTCTGTTCGTTTTATGGCGGCAGAGGGCATCACTGATTTTATCGAGATTGGGCCTGGCACTGTCTTGAAGGGTTTGATTAGGAAGATTGACAGAGAGTTGCGCGTGCACAATATTGAAAAACCTGGTGACATAGAAAGCTTACCATTTTAA
- a CDS encoding 3-hydroxyacyl-[acyl-carrier-protein] dehydratase FabZ — MLGLKEIQEILPQKYPFLLIDKIVEYEKNKSLTAIKNITGNEWATKRGEQATDVFPEALMVEAAAQAAIIFHSLNSGKKDNLFFLGKVEAEFLGQANVGDQLIIKVVSGKSMGAGGYPNIEVYVNQEKISNIQIFYSVKEK, encoded by the coding sequence ATGCTTGGGCTCAAAGAGATACAGGAAATTCTTCCTCAAAAGTATCCTTTTCTTTTGATTGATAAAATTGTTGAATATGAAAAAAATAAGAGTCTAACTGCGATAAAGAACATCACGGGAAATGAATGGGCGACTAAGCGAGGAGAGCAGGCGACAGACGTTTTTCCTGAAGCGTTGATGGTTGAGGCGGCAGCTCAGGCAGCGATTATTTTTCATTCTTTAAATAGTGGGAAAAAAGATAATTTATTCTTTTTGGGAAAAGTAGAGGCAGAGTTTTTAGGGCAGGCTAATGTTGGTGATCAGCTTATTATAAAGGTTGTCTCTGGTAAGAGCATGGGAGCAGGCGGATACCCAAACATTGAAGTTTACGTTAATCAAGAAAAAATTTCAAATATTCAAATATTTTATAGTGTAAAGGAAAAATGA
- a CDS encoding beta-ketoacyl-[acyl-carrier-protein] synthase family protein, with protein sequence MIKKTKESDSRRVVITGLGVVSSLGIGWQDFWKNLLAGKSGISKIESFDTSGYDRHYGGEVKNFDPSKFIQRKKISHMGRASQMAIAAAKLAIEDAGLDLKALPQEEMGVCLGTTMGEPQILENLYVKSLKKSNSLKVNSISALAYPSNSISLNLAHELKLKGNNIVFGNACSASNYALGYSFDLIRSGSLDFMLAGGIDALSQIAFTGFQRLLAMAPRKCQPFDKNRKGMMLGEGAGILALESLENAKKRKANIYAEVLGYGLSCDAYSMTASAYEQILKATQKAFKDAGISFKDIDYISAHGTGTPENDKVEAQAIKTIFKERANKIPVNSIKSMLGHTMGAAAALEAISCCLSIKNSKIPPTINFETKDPECDIDCVPNKAREQKVDIALNSSQAFGGNNACLLLKEHEIN encoded by the coding sequence ATGATTAAGAAAACAAAAGAAAGCGATTCAAGGCGTGTTGTTATAACAGGCCTGGGCGTTGTTTCATCGCTTGGAATCGGCTGGCAAGATTTTTGGAAAAATCTACTTGCAGGTAAATCCGGTATTAGCAAAATAGAATCTTTTGATACCTCTGGTTATGATCGCCACTATGGTGGAGAGGTTAAGAATTTTGATCCTTCAAAGTTTATACAAAGAAAAAAGATTTCTCACATGGGGCGCGCGTCGCAGATGGCAATTGCTGCTGCTAAGCTTGCTATAGAAGATGCCGGGCTCGATTTGAAAGCTTTGCCTCAAGAAGAAATGGGAGTGTGTTTAGGTACAACCATGGGAGAGCCGCAAATTCTTGAGAATCTATATGTAAAGTCTCTTAAAAAAAGTAATTCTTTAAAAGTTAATAGTATTTCTGCTTTAGCATATCCATCCAATTCAATTTCTTTAAATCTTGCCCACGAATTAAAACTTAAAGGAAATAATATTGTTTTTGGAAATGCGTGTTCTGCAAGCAATTATGCGCTAGGTTATTCATTTGATCTTATTCGATCTGGTTCTTTGGATTTTATGCTTGCAGGCGGCATCGATGCCCTATCTCAAATTGCGTTTACTGGTTTTCAGAGATTACTTGCAATGGCTCCTAGAAAATGTCAACCATTTGATAAAAATAGAAAAGGCATGATGCTTGGAGAAGGTGCAGGGATTCTTGCTTTAGAATCTCTAGAAAACGCAAAAAAAAGAAAAGCAAACATTTATGCAGAAGTTTTAGGTTACGGTCTTTCTTGCGATGCATACAGCATGACAGCATCTGCTTATGAGCAAATATTAAAAGCAACTCAAAAAGCTTTTAAAGATGCAGGTATTTCTTTCAAAGACATTGATTATATTAGCGCTCATGGAACAGGAACTCCAGAGAACGATAAGGTTGAAGCTCAGGCAATCAAAACAATTTTTAAAGAACGTGCGAATAAGATTCCAGTTAATTCGATAAAATCAATGCTTGGACACACCATGGGAGCTGCAGCTGCTCTAGAGGCAATAAGTTGTTGTTTATCAATAAAAAATAGCAAAATACCTCCAACAATTAATTTTGAAACCAAAGATCCTGAGTGTGATATTGATTGTGTGCCGAACAAGGCTAGGGAGCAAAAAGTTGATATTGCTCTGAATAGTTCGCAGGCTTTCGGCGGGAACAATGCGTGTCTTTTGCTGAAGGAGCATGAAATCAATTGA
- a CDS encoding SDR family oxidoreductase — MINKKNILLTGATGFLGKYLLKLFLLDKGINVVYLLIRGSNQETSIARAQKVLKTISCASSLREKKVIVVSGDISKKKLGLTGSEYGELCKKINSIYHSAALTGFSIDSKMAKMANVFGTKNLLDFCSDCLNLSKFNYIGTAFIAGNKVGSFSEDDFDCGQKFNNHYEQSKFEAESIVRKNFKNEKFFISIFRPSIILGDFCTGGTTNFKMFYEPLYLFSKGIFNSVPANVRCSQNIVPVDLVAKGIFLLAESEKKNAVYHVVNPTNVRAGDFVDLAARFFGYTNPEFIPIEKFNMKELTPVQYKLIQPFLSYFNYKATFLSDKTQKALKDYKFEYPKIDNDYYLRLFNYCANVGFIKKVK, encoded by the coding sequence ATGATTAACAAGAAAAATATTCTTTTAACTGGCGCAACTGGTTTTCTTGGCAAGTATCTTTTAAAGCTTTTTTTATTAGACAAAGGCATCAATGTTGTTTATCTTCTGATTCGAGGGAGCAATCAAGAGACCTCAATTGCTCGCGCTCAGAAAGTTTTAAAGACAATTTCTTGTGCGAGTAGTTTGAGAGAAAAAAAAGTTATTGTTGTTTCAGGAGATATTTCTAAAAAGAAGTTGGGTTTAACAGGGTCTGAATATGGTGAGCTATGTAAAAAAATCAATAGCATTTATCATTCTGCGGCTCTTACCGGTTTTAGCATTGATTCTAAAATGGCAAAGATGGCAAATGTTTTCGGAACAAAGAACCTCTTAGATTTCTGTTCAGATTGTTTAAATTTGAGTAAATTTAACTATATTGGAACCGCTTTTATTGCAGGGAACAAAGTTGGAAGTTTTTCTGAGGATGATTTTGATTGCGGTCAGAAATTCAATAATCACTACGAACAAAGTAAATTTGAAGCAGAGTCGATAGTCAGAAAAAATTTTAAGAATGAAAAGTTTTTTATTTCAATCTTCCGGCCAAGCATAATTTTGGGAGATTTTTGCACAGGCGGTACAACAAATTTTAAGATGTTCTACGAGCCGCTGTATCTCTTTTCGAAGGGAATCTTTAATTCTGTACCAGCAAATGTTCGTTGTTCTCAAAATATAGTGCCAGTTGATCTTGTCGCCAAAGGTATCTTTTTATTGGCAGAGAGTGAAAAAAAGAATGCAGTATACCATGTCGTAAATCCTACGAATGTGAGGGCAGGAGATTTTGTTGATTTGGCAGCTAGATTCTTTGGGTACACTAACCCAGAATTCATTCCAATAGAGAAATTCAACATGAAAGAATTGACCCCAGTGCAATATAAGTTAATACAACCATTCTTGTCATACTTTAACTATAAAGCTACTTTTTTATCTGATAAAACACAAAAAGCTCTTAAGGATTATAAATTTGAATATCCTAAAATTGACAATGATTATTATCTTCGACTTTTTAACTATTGTGCGAATGTTGGTTTTATTAAGAAAGTAAAATAA